CATGTGGAATACCCAAAGTCACTTATGTCGGAGGAACAGTTGGCTTTGTTGGAAGAACAAATTTTGGAAGCAATTGATAAGATCGAAGATGGAACATTCAGACCACAATTTTTGGAATGCAAACGTGAAACTGGTTCTTTAATATTAAGGTGTAATAATGACCTTACTGTTAACTGGTTAAAAGAATCTTTATCCACTCTATCTCTTTGGGAATCTGCTGAACTAAAAATTGTTGACTCTGTACCAAACACATCTAAAGATATCTCCAAAGTGATTGTTCCTAAGAATTATCCATTAGAATTTTTCAATACggaacagctggataaattacagTCAGACATCTTAAAAGAAATTGATAATATACCAGATGGAAGTTTTATGCCGCAATTCTTAAGCTGTCTTAAGGAAAGGGGAGCATTGAAATTCAATTGCAATAACTTGGCAAGTGCTGAATGGCTAAGAACTACAGTTCCCACTTTGGAGAATTGGAAAGATGAAGACATTTCTATACTAGATCCTGAAACGGTACCAGTAAGAAGCACATTACAGTTGTGGATACCGGGAGCAGTTGAAGAACCAGAGCAAGTGTTAGAACGTCTTGAAAGGCAGAATAAGGGATTAGATACTTTAAATTGGCAAGTTTTGAACAAGAAAATTGAAGAAGGTGGTCAAAAACTATTTGTAACAGTTCAAGATGCTGTACTCGATGCTCTGAAGAAAATAGATTACAATCCTTTCCTAAACTTCACTAGGGTTAAAGTT
The genomic region above belongs to Diabrotica undecimpunctata isolate CICGRU chromosome 8, icDiaUnde3, whole genome shotgun sequence and contains:
- the LOC140447396 gene encoding uncharacterized protein, with translation MKPNYRNSSSTPYSGAPAAYRRSGSSPRGKYSRRSGSSRPPWARESRGRYYRSKKSSPPRTLPGINLMIAHVEYPKSLMSEEQLALLEEQILEAIDKIEDGTFRPQFLECKRETGSLILRCNNDLTVNWLKESLSTLSLWESAELKIVDSVPNTSKDISKVIVPKNYPLEFFNTEQLDKLQSDILKEIDNIPDGSFMPQFLSCLKERGALKFNCNNLASAEWLRTTVPTLENWKDEDISILDPETVPVRSTLQLWIPGAVEEPEQVLERLERQNKGLDTLNWQVLNKKIEEGGQKLFVTVQDAVLDALKKIDYNPFLNFTRVKVKRLGRYKPREKKDEKNEDPDTAYIETKEDPMSGDISEFTAIDEVNDEGETEKAAPAAKA